One stretch of Sphingomonas rosea DNA includes these proteins:
- a CDS encoding PAS domain-containing protein, protein MSGTSDSEAIAGGFDFARVLGIADALPMPIAYVDRSLRYRFTNKAMAEFFERKRSDILGRSVIDNLGEEAFRIREPMLRAALAGERQWFAAHYDHPSRGPIALQTEYLPQTDSAGNVLGIVIIVQDVTEQRVAERALRESEARFRRIANNAPVIMWVTRLDRHREFVNDAYLEFAGIAREQVNTHEWREWIHSEDFERMVAESIAGEASLQPFSLEGRYKRADGEYRWLRSVSSPRFGPDGELIGFIGAAFDVTVAKQGELQLKAEVEARTEALVDSEARLRAIFDSIREVVVLLEPDGTVVQLNRTRTNWRQADPDQAVGKKLWDAPTLQMFPEHRPLIRRAVAEAAQGKVVQTEIVMERPGQPGVTLDISLSPVAGKEGAVTYILFEARDLTELKRAQEQLRQSQKMEALGQLTGGIAHDFNNLLTVVVGGLDLIVKRAEDPKLERYARNALEAAERGARLTAQLLAFSRVQRLEVKPTFVAPLIENMRPLLRNVLGPGIEKRFDLDTDMVPVLADPTQLELAVLNLAINARDAMPEGGRLTFVTRTTAISSDPELEPGDYIELSISDTGTGMTEEVMNRAFDPFYTTKEVGRGTGLGLSMVYGVARQSGGTARIESRVGEGTTVRLYFRKADGAVTGEPGGAPEAVEPAKAEPTADVLVVDDDHDVRGFIVASLEDLGYCVREAVDGACGLEEFRRATPDLVVLDYLMPNLSGAEVAAIMREERPGQAILFVSGYSQTDAIRAAAPDALLLPKPFRADALGAAVRKALA, encoded by the coding sequence ATGAGCGGCACGTCTGACAGCGAAGCGATTGCGGGCGGCTTTGATTTTGCCCGCGTGCTCGGGATCGCCGACGCGCTGCCCATGCCGATCGCTTATGTCGACCGCTCGCTCCGATATCGCTTCACCAACAAGGCGATGGCCGAGTTCTTCGAGCGGAAGCGGAGCGACATTCTCGGCCGGAGCGTGATCGACAATCTCGGCGAGGAGGCGTTCCGGATCCGCGAGCCGATGCTCCGCGCGGCACTGGCCGGCGAGCGGCAGTGGTTCGCGGCGCATTATGACCATCCCTCGCGCGGACCGATCGCGCTCCAGACCGAATACCTCCCGCAGACCGATTCCGCCGGAAACGTGCTCGGCATCGTCATTATCGTCCAGGACGTGACCGAGCAGCGGGTCGCCGAGCGGGCCCTGCGCGAATCCGAGGCGCGTTTCCGCCGGATCGCCAACAATGCGCCGGTGATCATGTGGGTGACTCGGCTCGACCGGCACCGCGAATTCGTCAACGACGCCTATCTCGAATTCGCCGGGATCGCCCGCGAACAGGTCAACACCCACGAGTGGCGCGAGTGGATCCATTCCGAGGATTTCGAGCGGATGGTGGCCGAAAGCATCGCTGGCGAAGCGAGCCTCCAGCCTTTCTCGCTCGAAGGGCGCTACAAGCGCGCCGACGGCGAATATCGCTGGCTTCGTTCGGTTTCGAGCCCGCGCTTCGGTCCGGACGGCGAACTGATCGGTTTCATTGGCGCGGCATTCGATGTCACCGTGGCCAAGCAGGGCGAATTGCAGCTCAAGGCCGAGGTCGAGGCCCGGACCGAGGCGCTGGTGGACAGCGAGGCACGGCTCCGCGCCATCTTCGACAGCATCCGCGAGGTGGTGGTGCTGCTCGAACCCGACGGCACGGTGGTCCAGCTGAACCGCACCCGGACGAACTGGCGGCAGGCAGATCCCGACCAGGCGGTCGGCAAGAAGCTGTGGGACGCCCCGACCCTCCAGATGTTTCCCGAGCACCGGCCGCTGATCAGGCGCGCGGTCGCCGAGGCGGCGCAGGGAAAGGTGGTGCAGACCGAGATCGTGATGGAGCGGCCGGGCCAGCCGGGGGTGACGCTCGACATCTCGCTCAGTCCCGTGGCGGGCAAGGAAGGGGCGGTCACCTACATCCTGTTCGAGGCGCGCGATCTCACCGAACTCAAGCGCGCGCAGGAGCAGCTTCGCCAGAGCCAGAAGATGGAAGCCCTTGGCCAGCTGACTGGCGGCATCGCGCATGACTTCAACAATCTGCTGACCGTGGTCGTCGGCGGGCTCGATCTTATCGTCAAACGCGCCGAGGATCCCAAGCTCGAACGCTATGCCCGCAACGCACTCGAAGCAGCCGAGCGCGGTGCCCGCCTGACGGCGCAGCTGCTGGCCTTCAGCCGGGTCCAGCGGCTCGAGGTCAAGCCGACCTTCGTCGCCCCACTGATCGAGAACATGCGGCCGCTGCTCCGCAACGTCCTCGGTCCGGGGATCGAAAAGCGCTTCGATCTCGATACCGACATGGTGCCCGTGCTCGCCGACCCGACCCAGCTTGAGCTGGCGGTACTCAACCTCGCGATCAACGCGCGCGACGCCATGCCCGAAGGCGGGCGGCTCACCTTTGTCACCCGCACGACCGCGATCAGCAGCGATCCCGAGCTCGAACCGGGCGATTATATCGAGCTCAGCATTTCCGACACCGGCACCGGCATGACCGAGGAGGTGATGAACCGCGCCTTCGATCCCTTCTACACGACCAAGGAGGTCGGGCGCGGCACGGGCCTAGGCCTGTCGATGGTCTATGGCGTGGCGCGGCAATCGGGCGGCACTGCTCGGATCGAAAGCCGGGTCGGCGAGGGGACGACCGTTCGGCTTTACTTCCGGAAGGCGGACGGCGCGGTCACGGGGGAGCCGGGAGGGGCACCCGAAGCGGTCGAACCCGCCAAGGCCGAACCGACTGCCGACGTGCTGGTGGTCGATGACGATCACGATGTCCGCGGCTTCATCGTGGCGAGCCTCGAGGATCTCGGCTATTGCGTGCGCGAAGCGGTCGACGGTGCCTGCGGGCTCGAGGAATTTCGCCGTGCGACGCCCGACCTCGTGGTGCTCGACTATCTGATGCCGAACCTCTCGGGGGCCGAGGTGGCGGCGATCATGCGCGAGGAGCGGCCGGGTCAGGCGATCCTCTTCGTTTCGGGCTACAGCCAGACTGATGCGATCCGCGCCGCGGCGCCCGACGCCTTGCTCCTGCCGAAGCCCTTTCGCGCCGACGCGCTTGGTGCGGCGGTCAGGAAGGCGCTCGCCTAG
- a CDS encoding HD domain-containing protein gives MTEHPAQARFTAMEDGTAEDWQAIASHFSPFAKALPDRVLDHLRLLDGDYGGFPVDRLQHSLQTATRAHRAGESEDYVVTALLHDIGDTLGSYNHPDIAAAIVKPFVSEELHWITAQHGIFQGYYFFHHLGLDRDMREAFRGHPHFEATARFCELYDQAAFDPGYDSAPLDFFEPMVRRVMAAPRNSIYARAID, from the coding sequence ATGACCGAGCATCCCGCGCAGGCCCGTTTCACCGCGATGGAGGACGGAACAGCGGAGGACTGGCAGGCGATCGCCAGCCACTTCTCGCCCTTCGCCAAGGCCCTGCCCGACCGGGTGCTCGATCATTTGCGATTGCTCGACGGCGACTATGGCGGCTTCCCGGTCGATCGGCTCCAGCATTCGCTCCAGACTGCCACCCGCGCGCACCGGGCGGGCGAAAGCGAAGATTATGTGGTGACCGCTCTCCTCCACGACATCGGCGACACGCTCGGCTCCTACAATCATCCTGATATCGCAGCGGCGATCGTGAAGCCGTTCGTGAGCGAGGAACTGCACTGGATCACCGCTCAGCACGGCATCTTCCAGGGCTATTATTTCTTCCATCATCTCGGGCTCGACCGCGACATGCGCGAAGCCTTTCGCGGACACCCGCACTTCGAGGCGACCGCCCGCTTCTGCGAATTGTACGACCAGGCCGCGTTCGATCCGGGTTATGACAGCGCACCGCTCGACTTCTTCGAGCCGATGGTGCGCCGGGTGATGGCCGCGCCGCGCAACAGCATCTACGCCCGGGCGATCGACTGA
- a CDS encoding type II secretion system F family protein, with protein sequence MSELLVDNSLARLSLLLLLFVIVVGGAFTLFNLVVARNQARQRLVVGSAGIEETVRVGSLRSDRTEGMWAKLVDAIEKSGLSLTDTKDQELRKRMVAAGFTSPVAPRVYTLVRLSLVLLLPSLVLLIHYVRGDGTGLISLYVQAMVAALAGLYFPAVFVRAKADRRQQELVNGFPDALDLMLVCVEAGLGLEAAFAKVGQEMVQSHPLIAEQLGTVVLELRAGRSREEALRRLADRAGVDEIRAFATLLIQSTKLGSSVGQTLRIYAAEMREKRRMRAEEKAHRLPVLISIPLVACMLPVMIGVLMLPAFIRVIRTILPAMAAGAGN encoded by the coding sequence ATGTCCGAACTCCTCGTCGACAACAGTCTCGCGCGCTTGAGCCTGCTCTTGCTGCTATTCGTGATCGTCGTCGGCGGCGCCTTCACGCTGTTCAACCTCGTCGTCGCCCGGAACCAGGCGCGTCAGCGGCTCGTGGTCGGCAGCGCCGGCATCGAGGAGACGGTGCGGGTCGGTTCACTGCGCAGCGACCGAACCGAGGGCATGTGGGCGAAGCTCGTCGACGCGATCGAGAAGAGCGGGCTCAGCCTCACCGACACCAAGGACCAGGAACTGCGGAAACGGATGGTCGCCGCTGGCTTCACCAGCCCCGTCGCGCCCCGTGTCTACACCCTGGTGCGCCTGTCGCTGGTATTGCTGCTGCCCTCGCTCGTGCTCCTGATCCACTATGTTCGCGGCGACGGCACGGGCCTGATCTCGCTTTACGTCCAGGCGATGGTCGCCGCCCTCGCGGGGCTCTATTTTCCGGCGGTCTTCGTCCGGGCCAAGGCCGACCGCCGTCAGCAGGAACTCGTGAACGGCTTTCCCGATGCCCTCGACCTCATGCTGGTCTGTGTCGAAGCAGGTCTCGGGCTCGAGGCGGCCTTTGCCAAGGTCGGACAGGAAATGGTGCAGTCGCACCCGCTGATCGCCGAGCAGCTCGGCACGGTGGTTCTCGAACTGCGCGCCGGCCGCAGCCGCGAGGAAGCCTTGCGCCGCCTCGCCGACCGTGCCGGTGTCGACGAGATCCGTGCGTTCGCCACGCTCCTCATCCAGTCGACCAAGCTCGGCTCCTCGGTCGGCCAGACCCTGAGAATCTACGCCGCCGAAATGCGCGAGAAGCGGCGCATGCGTGCGGAGGAAAAGGCGCATCGCCTGCCGGTGCTGATCTCGATCCCCCTCGTCGCCTGCATGCTTCCGGTAATGATCGGGGTGCTGATGCTCCCGGCTTTCATCCGGGTGATCCGCACGATCCTTCCAGCCATGGCCGCGGGAGCGGGAAATTGA
- a CDS encoding LytTR family DNA-binding domain-containing protein: MTIRTILVDDEPLATQGLLLRLEAHDDVEVIATASNGREAIRAIKTHKPDLVFLDIQMPGFDGFSVIQGLMDVDPPLFVFVTAYSEHALRAFEVQAVDYLEKPVLEDRLATTMERVRQRLAERNAASHAVRLQEALAEHAPEAAEELEDGAPADLAPGRFEKMINIKDQGQIFRVDVDTIERIDAAGDYMCIQTGDNTLILRETMKDLEKRLDPRRFQRVHRSTIVNLDLVRQVKPHTNGECFLVLNSGAQVKVSRSYRDVVARFVH, from the coding sequence ATGACGATCCGAACCATCCTGGTCGATGACGAACCCCTGGCGACCCAGGGCCTTCTCCTGCGTCTCGAGGCGCATGACGACGTCGAGGTGATCGCCACCGCCAGCAACGGTCGCGAGGCGATCCGCGCGATCAAGACCCACAAGCCCGATCTCGTCTTTCTCGACATCCAGATGCCGGGCTTCGACGGCTTTTCGGTGATCCAGGGCCTGATGGACGTCGATCCGCCGCTGTTCGTCTTCGTCACGGCCTATTCCGAGCATGCGCTCCGCGCCTTCGAGGTGCAGGCGGTCGACTATCTCGAGAAGCCGGTGCTCGAGGACCGGCTCGCGACGACCATGGAGCGGGTTCGCCAGCGCCTCGCCGAGCGTAATGCCGCGAGCCACGCGGTGCGGCTTCAGGAAGCGCTCGCTGAGCATGCGCCCGAAGCGGCCGAGGAACTCGAGGACGGCGCGCCCGCCGATCTCGCCCCCGGCCGGTTCGAGAAGATGATCAACATCAAGGACCAGGGACAGATCTTCCGGGTCGATGTCGACACGATCGAGCGGATCGACGCCGCCGGCGACTACATGTGCATCCAGACGGGCGACAACACGCTGATTCTGCGCGAGACGATGAAGGACCTCGAAAAGCGTCTCGACCCACGCCGCTTTCAGCGCGTCCACCGGTCGACCATCGTCAACCTCGATCTCGTCCGGCAGGTGAAGCCGCACACCAACGGCGAATGCTTCCTTGTGCTCAATTCGGGCGCGCAGGTGAAGGTCAGCCGGTCCTACCGCGACGTCGTTGCGCGCTTCGTGCACTGA
- a CDS encoding tetratricopeptide repeat protein: MILLVAAVVAPGPAVAEAVRALDAGRPEQAREMIRMAVAQGASGPTVDRLLADLAFTERRWDEAVARYDALLAEASDDGSLIERSGIALLHLDRVSEAIFRLDRATRAPHPGWRSWNARGVAADRQQDWVTADRAYAAGLALAPDNGVLRNNRGWSLLLRGRWAEAADWLGQAQALDPDNRRITANADLARAAAEAGLPQRRNGERGSDFAARLNDAGVVALRQHNPAKAIAAFAQALEASDQYYVRAANNLALVEAGRRD; this comes from the coding sequence ATGATCCTGCTTGTCGCGGCTGTAGTCGCCCCGGGCCCCGCCGTCGCCGAAGCCGTGCGTGCGCTCGACGCCGGGCGGCCCGAACAGGCGCGCGAGATGATCCGGATGGCGGTCGCGCAAGGCGCATCCGGGCCAACCGTCGACCGGTTGCTCGCCGACCTCGCCTTTACCGAGCGGCGATGGGACGAAGCCGTGGCCCGCTACGATGCGCTTCTGGCCGAGGCGTCGGACGATGGTTCTCTCATCGAGCGGAGCGGGATTGCGTTGCTGCACCTCGACCGGGTCTCCGAAGCGATCTTTCGCCTCGATCGCGCCACGCGGGCGCCGCATCCAGGCTGGCGAAGCTGGAATGCGCGGGGGGTTGCCGCGGATCGGCAGCAGGACTGGGTAACCGCCGATCGGGCTTACGCCGCGGGCCTCGCGCTCGCGCCCGACAATGGCGTGCTGCGCAACAATCGCGGCTGGTCGCTGTTGCTGCGCGGTCGCTGGGCCGAGGCGGCCGACTGGCTCGGCCAGGCGCAGGCCCTCGATCCCGACAACCGACGGATCACGGCCAATGCCGATCTCGCGCGGGCGGCGGCGGAGGCAGGGCTTCCCCAGCGGCGGAACGGCGAGCGCGGGAGCGACTTCGCCGCACGGCTCAACGATGCCGGGGTCGTGGCGCTCCGCCAGCATAACCCGGCCAAGGCCATCGCCGCTTTCGCCCAGGCGCTGGAAGCGAGCGACCAATATTATGTGCGCGCCGCCAACAACCTCGCGCTCGTCGAGGCAGGGCGGCGCGACTAG
- a CDS encoding M1 family metallopeptidase yields MTRHALLFASALALSAPAALPAQMREAPAIAPVLATADAVDPHSFARPREARVTHVALDLDVNFAQRSVAGSATLDIARRPGAGALVLDSKGYQVTKVNDAETGRPLAFAFGKADPELGRPLTIQLGPRTRKVRVAYVARNAEALQWLAPSQTAGKRQPFLFSQGQAILNRGWIPTQDSPGIRQTWSATIRVPYPLTAVMSAPGGGVQGGQNVANSASGTRTFTFAMDKPVAPYLIAIAVGDLKFQPLGPRTGVWAEPATLPAAARELEDTEKMVATAERLFGPYRWGRYDMIVLPPSFPFGGMENPTLTFLTPTFIAGDKSLVSLVAHELAHSWSGNLATNATWADFWLNEGTTTYAERRIVEEIYGPKVARQQVALGIDALGEAITDNGGTKGADTRLHIDLRGRNPDVGLTDIAYEKGAAFLRMIEANVGRPRFDAFLRGWFDRHAFQPVTSAMFLADVRRELVRGNPALERKLQLDAWVYGPGVPANSIPADPQAFAEVDRAVSAYEAGGAPPARWSGWTTDERLRFLNKLPRTLARARLDGLERAYRLNETGNNEVLYAWLSLAVANKYDPAVPALERFLTSQGRRKFVRPLIKTLADDPRWGRPIAVRVYREARPLYHPLVTGELDKMGLR; encoded by the coding sequence ATGACCCGTCACGCTCTCCTTTTCGCCTCGGCCCTCGCGCTTTCCGCGCCGGCTGCCCTCCCCGCCCAGATGCGCGAAGCGCCGGCGATTGCGCCCGTCCTCGCCACCGCCGACGCGGTCGATCCGCACAGCTTCGCCCGGCCGCGCGAGGCACGGGTGACCCACGTCGCGCTCGATCTCGATGTCAATTTCGCGCAACGCTCGGTAGCGGGCAGCGCCACCCTCGACATCGCCCGCCGCCCCGGCGCCGGCGCGCTGGTCCTCGACAGCAAGGGCTATCAGGTCACCAAGGTCAATGATGCCGAGACCGGCCGTCCGCTCGCCTTCGCCTTCGGCAAGGCCGACCCGGAACTCGGCCGGCCACTGACGATCCAGCTCGGCCCGCGCACCCGCAAGGTCCGCGTGGCCTATGTCGCGCGCAATGCCGAGGCGCTGCAGTGGCTCGCCCCTTCGCAGACCGCCGGCAAGCGCCAGCCCTTCCTCTTCAGCCAGGGCCAGGCAATCCTCAACCGCGGCTGGATTCCGACGCAGGACAGCCCCGGCATCCGCCAGACCTGGTCGGCGACGATCCGGGTTCCTTATCCGCTGACCGCGGTGATGAGTGCGCCGGGCGGCGGGGTGCAGGGCGGCCAGAACGTGGCCAATTCAGCCAGCGGCACCCGCACCTTCACCTTCGCGATGGACAAGCCGGTCGCCCCCTATCTGATCGCGATCGCGGTCGGCGACCTGAAGTTCCAGCCGCTGGGTCCCCGCACCGGGGTCTGGGCCGAGCCCGCCACCCTTCCCGCCGCCGCGCGCGAACTCGAAGACACCGAGAAGATGGTGGCCACCGCCGAGCGCCTGTTCGGGCCGTATCGCTGGGGCCGCTACGACATGATCGTGCTGCCGCCCTCCTTCCCCTTCGGTGGCATGGAGAACCCGACCCTCACCTTCCTGACGCCGACCTTCATCGCTGGCGACAAGAGCCTCGTCAGCCTCGTCGCGCACGAGCTCGCCCACAGCTGGTCGGGCAATCTCGCGACCAATGCCACCTGGGCCGACTTCTGGCTCAACGAGGGCACGACCACTTACGCCGAGCGCCGGATCGTCGAGGAAATCTACGGGCCGAAGGTCGCCAGGCAGCAGGTCGCGCTCGGCATCGACGCGCTGGGCGAAGCAATTACCGACAATGGCGGGACCAAGGGTGCCGACACCCGGCTCCATATCGACCTTCGCGGTCGCAATCCCGACGTCGGCCTGACCGACATCGCCTATGAGAAGGGCGCGGCCTTCCTGCGGATGATCGAGGCCAATGTCGGGCGTCCGCGCTTCGACGCGTTCCTGCGCGGCTGGTTCGATCGCCATGCCTTCCAGCCGGTGACCAGCGCCATGTTCCTTGCCGACGTCCGCCGCGAGCTGGTGCGCGGCAATCCGGCGCTCGAGCGCAAGCTCCAGCTCGATGCCTGGGTCTATGGTCCGGGCGTGCCGGCCAACAGCATTCCGGCCGACCCGCAGGCCTTTGCCGAGGTCGATCGCGCGGTCAGCGCTTACGAGGCCGGTGGCGCGCCGCCCGCGCGTTGGAGCGGCTGGACCACCGACGAGCGCCTGCGCTTCCTCAACAAGTTGCCGCGCACGCTCGCCCGCGCCCGTCTCGACGGACTCGAGCGCGCCTATCGCCTGAACGAGACCGGCAACAACGAGGTGCTCTACGCCTGGCTGAGCCTCGCGGTCGCCAACAAGTACGATCCCGCGGTGCCGGCGCTCGAGCGCTTTCTCACCAGCCAGGGCCGCCGCAAGTTCGTCCGCCCGCTGATCAAGACGCTTGCCGATGATCCGCGCTGGGGCCGGCCGATCGCGGTCCGCGTCTATCGCGAGGCGCGGCCGCTCTACCATCCGCTGGTGACGGGCGAGCTCGACAAGATGGGACTTCGCTGA
- a CDS encoding D-Ala-D-Ala carboxypeptidase family metallohydrolase, with protein MLAGLIAMMLGEAAAPTDFGVRVVGARPPAAVVKPVAFVRPRIGAAGFRIEAAAQIGALFGRVTSTRRSVEHNRRVGGVPNSWHLSGRAMDIARRPGVSHAAIAAELRRRGYFLQESLDEGDHSHFAFADGPVRLRVRSSADQLAEVHREADYFRFMLAPSGASGKRGMR; from the coding sequence ATGCTGGCGGGCTTGATCGCGATGATGCTTGGCGAGGCTGCGGCGCCGACCGATTTCGGCGTTCGGGTCGTGGGGGCGCGGCCGCCGGCGGCGGTGGTCAAGCCTGTGGCTTTTGTCCGCCCGAGGATCGGTGCCGCCGGTTTCCGGATCGAGGCGGCGGCCCAGATCGGCGCCCTGTTCGGCCGGGTGACAAGCACGCGGCGGAGCGTCGAGCATAATCGGCGCGTCGGCGGGGTGCCGAACAGCTGGCACTTGTCCGGCCGTGCAATGGACATCGCCCGTCGCCCGGGCGTCAGTCATGCCGCCATCGCCGCCGAGCTTCGGCGTCGCGGTTACTTCCTGCAGGAAAGTCTCGACGAGGGCGACCACAGCCATTTCGCATTTGCCGACGGCCCCGTGCGACTCCGGGTGCGCTCGTCGGCCGACCAGCTCGCCGAAGTGCACCGGGAAGCCGACTATTTCCGCTTCATGCTTGCGCCGTCGGGTGCCTCGGGCAAGCGCGGGATGCGCTAG
- a CDS encoding sensor histidine kinase, whose translation MAGGRVYMAAMATDSALLTERPRRPARALAPRKGPIARTVGLDVPFFADKNRAFWVLQSAGWIGYFMLRTLGGVANGVPAMFVVHALLLTATGYSLTLLLASLYRRLITMRALYTVILSLGAVLLASAAFSVIETWSNATFVKPGGSVVGVQWFGAILLNFALLAAWSALYYGINYYLLLEEEIDQRARLESQASTAQLAMLRYQLNPHFLFNTLNSISTLVLLKQTERANAMLARLSSFLRYTLANEPTAQVTLAQEVETLKLYLEIEKMRFEDRLRPHFRIEAQTIGARLPSLLLQPLIENAIKYAVTPSETGADIWLTAVPEGEYVRIEVADNGAGGQDALVATQSTGVGLANTRDRLAQAYGERHRFATGKNEHGGFSVTVEIPLDARPLTG comes from the coding sequence ATGGCGGGAGGCAGGGTCTATATGGCGGCGATGGCGACCGACAGCGCCCTGTTGACCGAACGGCCGCGACGGCCAGCGCGGGCGCTCGCGCCGCGCAAGGGGCCGATCGCGCGCACGGTAGGACTCGATGTCCCTTTCTTCGCCGACAAAAACCGCGCTTTTTGGGTACTCCAGTCGGCGGGCTGGATCGGCTATTTCATGCTCCGGACACTGGGCGGCGTCGCCAATGGCGTGCCCGCGATGTTCGTCGTTCATGCCCTTCTGCTGACGGCCACCGGCTATTCGCTGACCCTCCTGCTGGCCAGCCTCTACCGCCGTCTGATCACCATGCGGGCGCTCTACACCGTGATCCTGAGCCTCGGCGCGGTCCTGCTCGCGTCGGCCGCCTTCTCGGTCATCGAGACGTGGAGCAACGCGACCTTCGTCAAGCCGGGCGGCAGCGTCGTCGGGGTTCAGTGGTTCGGCGCGATCCTGCTCAACTTCGCCCTGCTCGCGGCCTGGTCGGCGCTCTATTACGGGATCAACTATTACCTCCTCCTTGAAGAGGAGATTGATCAGCGCGCCCGGCTCGAAAGCCAGGCCTCGACCGCGCAGCTGGCGATGCTGCGCTACCAGCTCAACCCGCACTTCCTGTTCAACACGCTCAACAGCATCTCGACGCTCGTCCTGTTGAAGCAGACCGAGCGGGCCAATGCGATGCTTGCGCGGCTGTCGTCGTTCCTGCGCTACACGCTCGCGAACGAACCGACCGCGCAAGTGACCCTCGCGCAGGAAGTGGAGACGCTGAAGCTCTACCTCGAGATCGAGAAGATGCGCTTCGAGGACCGCTTGCGGCCGCATTTCCGGATCGAGGCGCAGACGATCGGCGCGCGGCTGCCGAGCCTGCTACTTCAGCCGCTGATCGAAAATGCGATCAAATATGCGGTGACGCCGAGCGAAACCGGCGCCGACATCTGGCTCACCGCAGTGCCCGAGGGCGAATATGTCCGGATCGAAGTCGCCGATAACGGGGCCGGGGGGCAGGACGCGCTGGTCGCGACGCAGTCGACCGGCGTCGGTCTGGCGAACACCCGGGACCGTCTGGCGCAAGCCTATGGCGAGCGGCACCGGTTCGCGACAGGCAAGAACGAACATGGGGGGTTCAGCGTTACCGTCGAGATTCCGCTCGACGCCCGCCCGCTGACGGGCTGA
- a CDS encoding LytR C-terminal domain-containing protein, giving the protein MTRAAAWVLVAALAILPGCTAPQVAIRPQASPLAAGQQSAAFRVAEARGHFALGNIALASEGFRRALREEPVNVDAMNGLAACYDRMGRFDLSRSYYERALALAPNDPRLYANLATSLALQGKADEAAAVRAELAQRLGTGGPVSVALPAPRPVVTASDEADPLPLTAAARLERISLAEVMLVTRNRPEVPKAAERMAMTSAAPAPAVVLLNAARVERLAATTRERLVQLGWKDVAIGDSTQVLPVSRITYPEHRREEARQVARQLRIDLRQPLGGKGDKVVVLLGRDLAGRKPGA; this is encoded by the coding sequence TTGACGCGCGCCGCCGCCTGGGTGCTCGTCGCTGCGCTGGCAATCCTTCCTGGGTGCACGGCGCCGCAGGTCGCGATCCGGCCACAGGCTTCGCCGCTCGCCGCCGGGCAGCAATCGGCCGCTTTCCGTGTCGCAGAGGCGCGCGGCCATTTCGCGCTCGGCAATATCGCGCTCGCCTCCGAAGGATTTCGCCGGGCACTGCGCGAGGAGCCGGTCAACGTGGACGCGATGAACGGCCTTGCCGCCTGCTACGACCGGATGGGCCGGTTCGACCTGTCGCGTAGCTATTACGAGCGGGCCCTCGCGCTCGCGCCGAACGACCCGCGGCTCTACGCCAACCTCGCGACCTCGCTCGCGCTCCAGGGAAAGGCCGACGAGGCGGCAGCGGTGCGGGCCGAGCTCGCGCAGCGCCTCGGCACCGGCGGTCCGGTCAGTGTGGCGCTCCCGGCGCCCAGGCCCGTAGTGACCGCGAGCGACGAGGCCGATCCGCTCCCTCTGACCGCCGCCGCAAGGCTCGAGCGGATCAGCCTTGCCGAGGTCATGCTGGTGACCCGCAACCGGCCCGAGGTGCCCAAGGCCGCCGAGCGGATGGCGATGACGTCCGCCGCTCCGGCCCCCGCAGTCGTGCTGCTCAACGCCGCGCGGGTCGAGCGCCTCGCGGCAACGACCCGCGAGCGGCTCGTGCAACTCGGCTGGAAGGACGTCGCCATCGGCGATTCGACGCAAGTCCTGCCGGTGTCGCGCATCACCTATCCCGAGCATCGCCGCGAGGAAGCCAGGCAGGTGGCGCGGCAGCTACGGATCGATCTTCGCCAGCCGCTGGGCGGCAAGGGCGACAAGGTCGTTGTCCTCCTCGGTCGCGATCTTGCGGGACGGAAGCCCGGCGCATGA